GGACCCCGCCGCGTCGGAGCAGCCGGCCGGGACGGGCTCCGTCTCTGGCGGCAGCCAGCAGGAGGCTGGCACCGAGGAGGACGACGCGGAGGTGGTGAGGCTGTCGCCGGAGCTAGCGACGCACGGGGCAATCGACCCGGTGGCGCTGCCGTCGTCGACGTCGAAGCGGCGGCTGTCCGTGAGCATGAGCAAGAACCTGAGCAAGAACATCCCGGACAAGCTGCGGCTGAGCCGGCGGGAGCGCAAGGACCACCAGCACAAGGCGGAGTCGGAGGACACGCTGTGGAAGAAGGGCATCATCCTCGGGGAGAAGTGCCGGATCCCCGGGGAGAGGGAGGCGGAGCAGGACGACGGCGTCGACCCCGCCGACGAGATCACCGCCGGCAGCTTCCGGCGGACTAGCTACTCCCAGCCCATGTCGCGGTCGAGCTCGTTCGCCgtgcagcagcagccgccgccgcggctcgACGCCCCGGCGCGCGCCTCGGATTGTTGACGCTCCCGTAATTCACCGAGAGGGGACGCTGCTGCGTGCGTAGGGGCAAAAAGGGGGGAGATGCTGGTGCGATTTCAAGCGCACTCGGAATCTCGGATTCAGGTGTGGCTGCTCTTTGACTTTGTCATGTCATGTCTCATGGACGTTCGATCCTTGTGAAATTTTTTGGTCTGGATGCATTGATGTTCTTTGGGAGCAAGACCCCTGTTTGGAGTGCAGGAATTTCGCATAAATTTCTTAAAAGATATCACGCCAACAATTCAAATCCTGCAGCAGCTCGCCGGACGTCGCGCGCAGGTCAGCCGCCTCCGCGTCCGTCGGCCCAACCCGATGCTCGAACGGCCCATGCTCACAACACTTCCGGCCTCGGAATGTGCTTGAAGTGTTGAGCATTTGTGCGTGCCGGCGGCCACCTGCCTCCCGTGCCGTGCCCTGGCGTGTCGCTGCGCGACACCGCCCTTGAGCTTCCGGCACGGCACTGGTTGTGGACCGTGGCACGCGTCCGCGCTACTCCGGCCATGGCTCCTCCCCTGTTTTGCAGGCCAGCCTAGGAACGAACATTCTCGTCCGCGCAAACTTTACGAGCCGCGAACAGGTGGAGAATGGTGATGAACTGACGATGACACGCTTGACATGAAGGAGAACAAGTACTAGTACTAAGTGACAATGCACGGTATATGCTCTAATGCTCCAGGACTCCCCTCTTGGTTGTTTCGTGGGAGACTGGCAAAGCATCATGCGTGCGACGGTGCAAGCCGTGGCATCATCTATTGCTCGAAATGGCTTCCTTCCATGGATCGTGGGGCGAAGGATGCCCTTCCCGATTCCCATTTCGAGCTAGACATTTCGTATAGCATTCAGCTCGATCCTTGGTCGATAAACCACAATAAACATGCTAATAAGCTAGACAGCGATCGACGTGCCAAGGAGGAGGCTAGCTAGTCATGCCCGGCGAAGGCGCCGGCGATGACCAAGAGAACCGCCGTGCACATCAGGCCGAGGAAGAGCCAGTAGTAGACGGCGACCTCCCCGTGGACCTGTCCTCCGCCGGCCTGGAGGATGAGGACGACCGGCCAGGCGCTGTGGGCGGCGAACGCCAGCGCAGAGCGCGAACGCCGGCGCCGGCAGGCACCTGGCGAGCGAGGACGCGTACCACGCCGccatcgcggccgccgccagcgGCTGCGGCAGGCAGGCGAGACAAGTTAAACAAGAGAGCGCGCTGCTTGCGGGCGCAGCAGCGGACGAACCATGACGAGGCTCATGGTGAAGATGGCGAGCATCCACGCCTTGACAAGGGTCGTCTTCAGTACCTTCACCGCCCGCGCgctcaccggccgccgccgccgccgctcctgcccGGAGAGGACGAAGAACGCTCACTGTTACTGATCAGTAACAGGCTAGCGATCGAAAATAAGAGAAACTCGGATGATTAATGGGTAACTAAAAATGCTAGGGAGCTGATGTAAGACTACCCTGGGGCGCCATGCGAAGGCGAACAAGAAATCGAAAGAAAGTGTGCATGGTGATCAGATCAACGAGGAATCagagagggggagagggaggcaGCTCACGAGCGATGCTCCTAGGATCCATCGATGACGCCAGAGTAGTGTCTGGCCGGAGTGAACAGAAGGGACTGGGTGTTGGGCCAACTGAAGTACCGGAACCTGCAGCTTGCACTTTGCAGACGCAGACGGGTAACTAGTTCTACCACGTACGCCAGGCAGGATTGCAGGAATGCAGGATGCCACTGGGCATACACGGCCGCGGGGCTCGAATGTCACTGTCTCTGCTTGTGCTCCATCACTTCCAAAGTGAACACGCCCCAACTCCTTTTGAAGCCAAACTGATCCAAACGGAAAGATCAAAACCGCCTTGCTTTCTACTAAAATGGTGTGGAGTAGCCGGCCAGCTAGGTGTGGACTTGTGACAGTAGGACAAGAGAGATTCTTGCGGTCTTGTTACCACTCCCAGGCAGCCCGTTCCGTTCCGTTGTGGATTAGTATTTCTTTAGGCACTAAATATTGTTCCGTGGCAGTGGTATGTCACCATGCTGATTCGTGAACTCGCAGCAGCTgtccattttttttaaaaaaaagagatGCTGTCAAAAATATTCACCAATCACTTTAACTTGCACAAGCTATATACACGCGCTGGGCTAATGACAGACATGTCAGCATGGTCACTACTAGCAGGTCAATGAATTAGGAGACTAAAACTTGTATAGCTAACAAGGCTCACTTGCCCACAAACAAAAGGTAGCATCGCTATATATTTTGTATAGCTAAACCCATCATCTTGCTAATTAAGCTAGGCGTGGTGATGTGGATGCCACCACTAGCATGCTAAAAACGTACTGCTAGCCGAATCAATGCGGTCTGCTCGAGCAGTTCTGGTAACAGATGCTGATGGATAACTGCGGGCGGGACTAGGGTCGATGCCATGGCAGCTGCCCTACGCGTCACTGCGTCAGGCACCACCAACCACGGTGACCCCGAATGAAGCCGGTTCGGCCAGCGAGGATCACCAAACCCGCCTGCGCCATGGACATGGCGGTGCCAGGTGGCACGGCACGGCAGGGGCGCCTGCAGCAAGCGGCGCATGAaggcccgccgcccgccgcggctTCGGACGCCTGCGGTGGCAACAAAACAGCATTCCAATCAACATCATCAAAAGTTTGGATCCATACAACTGAAAGTTCAATTTGAACTAAAAATTTAATTTCATCTATTTATATGTTTCAAATAGTTTCCCACCTAATATTTAGTCCACGAACCTAAACGGGCATGGACTAAAATTTAGTTACCTAGGTGATGCAAATATGGTTTTAATTTAGTTCCAATCGGCATAAAAAGCCATCCGCTGAAGTTGCTCGCTGCAAAATCCACCTCGTCTGCGAGGGGACGGGGATGGGACCGGGCATATATGCGCGCCGCGCGTGGCAATGTCACCGTGCACGTTGTACCTGTACTTGAGAGACCTAATAGCGAGCCACGGCGAATACGTGAAGCTGACCCACGGTGGCAACCAGCGAGCGCGCAATGAAGAGAGCCACGAGGCTAGCCTCCAACCGCCCCAATCGCGGAAGGCAGGCGGCGGGGCCGCAGCCGTGGGGACCCCCTCGGCTTCCATGCTGAAAATGGCAAGGGCTCTCATGCTTATTCTGGGGCAATGCTTGATTTGGGGCGAAGACCGCGAGGCTGGTTTCGCGGTGGTAGCGGCGCGTGCTCGTCTAATCTTTGTGATGTTCAACCGCTGCATGTGATCGAGAGATTCATGGATGAGCGTTCTGAGCGATATTTCAAGGGCTAGCACAAGGTATAAGGGCCGGAGAGTGACATTCTAAGTAAGGGGAAAAAATTGTGGATGTGCCAGTAAAGCAGGAGAGGGCTCAACCGCTCGAGCGATCAAAAGAAGTTGAGCCACAAACCAAACTGAGGGCTCGAGATGTCACCGGCAAGGGGCCAGCTGTCCGGCACGGGCATGGCAACCTCACCCTTCATCATCCTATCAGGCAGGCGGTGGCAGCAGCAGCGGGAGACCCTCCACCTCAATGCGCTCCAAGCTGACAGCAGCTACCACTGATCTCATGGATGTATTCATGTATGTAGGTGTGGGCTGGGCAACTGGCTactggacttgctcctggaccTTCCTGTGAGTGACCGACCATACACATGCACTTGCACTGTACGGTCTTGATATTCTCTCAAGCTTAACATGATAGAATCATCCAGTGATCTTCTCTCTATTCTGTACTCTCCTTGGCATACTGCGTGAAACGACTGATCCCACTGCTCTGGTCTACATAACTGCAACACAACATTTGCACTAGTATTATATTTTTGCTTAGGTAAAAGATACAAGATATATGGACTTCATCATTAGCTGATGCAGGATTGAGGATTtcataaaaaataaataaagtaCCATTTGATCACTTCAAATTCTGTTCTTTTTTTCTTTGGTTTtggcttttttttttgtttagcAGCGGCGGGTGATTCTGCAGCCGGGCCGACTGGACCAACGAACCGAACCCAACCCCGACTCCAGACCGACGACCGAGCCCATCCCCGCACCCAGCCCGCGACCGCGCTGTCCCCGATGGCGACGGACCCCACgtcgccggccgcggcggcggcgccgcgctaCTCGCTGCCTCCTGTCCGCCTCCCCGCGGAGGACATCCTCTTCTGCGTCGACGTCGACCTCGAGGCGAGCGCCGAGATGAagtccgccgcctccgcgccgtcctccggctccgcctccaccgcgtcgccgccgccgccgccgcagccggggCCGCGGCCCGTGGTGAGGCGGATGGACGCGGTCAGGCAGGCCCTTCTGCTCTTCGTGCACAGCAAGCTAACCATGTGCCCCGACCACCGCTTCGCCTTCGCCTCCATCGGCGAGACCGTCTCCATGGTACGGCGGCGTCCCTGACCTGAAATCCCTTCATTTCTCGGTTACGCTTTGCGGGATT
The genomic region above belongs to Panicum hallii strain FIL2 chromosome 4, PHallii_v3.1, whole genome shotgun sequence and contains:
- the LOC112888910 gene encoding uncharacterized protein LOC112888910, which gives rise to MVRWPPPPPDGAQAFGHDPIALSFFVMCVAATVALTSSMCSACGRKAKPAAEPDPAASEQPAGTGSVSGGSQQEAGTEEDDAEVVRLSPELATHGAIDPVALPSSTSKRRLSVSMSKNLSKNIPDKLRLSRRERKDHQHKAESEDTLWKKGIILGEKCRIPGEREAEQDDGVDPADEITAGSFRRTSYSQPMSRSSSFAVQQQPPPRLDAPARASDC